One Solea senegalensis isolate Sse05_10M linkage group LG3, IFAPA_SoseM_1, whole genome shotgun sequence genomic window carries:
- the cldni gene encoding claudin i, with translation MGSVGVQVVCVALGVLGLIGVIVCCAVPRWKVSSFVGANIVTAQTSQQGLWTTCVVQSTGQQQCKNYDSVLVLPSDLQAARAMTIISCMLSILSVLILFCGADFTTCVENEATKPKISLVAGVGLMLAGVLVIIPVSWFASNTVKEFNNPLHMSQRWELGACIYVGWGAGVLLLLAGGLLCCFSRPKSGSSGGTAKYYSNSNASAPNKNYV, from the exons ATGGGATCTGTTGGAGTGCAGGTGGTGTGTGTGGCCCTCGGGGTCCTCGGCCTGATCGGGGTCATCGTTTGCTGCGCTGTCCCTCGCTGGAAAGTCTCCTCCTTCGTAGGAGCCAACATCGTGACCGCACAG acCAGTCAGCAGGGCCTGTGGACGACCTGCGTGGTGCAGAGCACTGGGCAGCAGCAGTGCAAGAACTACGACTCTGTGCTGGTGTTGCCCTCTGACCTGCAAGCCGCCCGTGCCATGACCATCATCAGCTGCATGCTCAGCATCCTCAGTGTCCTCATCCTCTTCTGCGGGGCCGACTTCACCACCTGCGTGGAGAACGAAGCCACCAAGCCCAAGATCAGCCTGGTGGCTGGTGTGGGCCTCATGCTGGCCGGTGTCCTCGTGATCATCCCCGTCAGCTGGTTTGCAAGCAACACCGTGAAGGAGTTCAACAATCCGCTGCACATGAGCCAGAGGTGGGAGCTCGGAGCGTGCATCTACGTGGGCTGGGGGGCCGGCGTCTTGCTCCTTCTGGCCGGAGGTCTGCTGTGCTGCTTTAGCAGGCCCAAATCTGGCAGCTCAGGTGGAACCGCCAAGTACTACAGCAACAGCAACGCGTCCGCCCCAAACAAGAACTACGTGTAG
- the coro1a gene encoding coronin-1A, which yields MSRKVVRTSKFRHVFGQAVKADQCYDDIRISQMTWDSCFCSVNPKFVAMIVDASGGGAFMVLPLNKTGRIDMSYPTVCGHTGPILDIEFCPHNDNIIASSSEDCSVMIWEIPDGGLITSLTDPVVKLEGHSKRVGILSWHPTAHNVLMSAGCDNVVILWNVARGEAVVRIDSIHHDLIYSACWNRDGSKILTTCKDKTMRVLDPRKGTVLCEKEKPHEGSRPVRAVFVSNDKILSTGFSRVSERQVALWDPKDFKEPLTLQELDTSSGVLLPFFDPDTGVVYLCGKGDSSIRYFEVTDEAPYVHYLSMYSSKESQKGMGYMPKRGLEVNKCEIARFYKLHERKCEPIVMTVPRKSDLFQEDLYPDTIGPEPSVEADDWFQGKNAEPILISLKDGFVATTKAKEFKVHKSLLKTTTAAAAASQQDNSGEVQSLRKEVKDLKAAIDELIKRVSELESKH from the exons ATGTCCAGGAAGGTTGTGAGGACCAGCAAGTTCCGTCACGTCTTTGGTCAGGCTGTGAAAGCTGACCAATGCTACGATGACATCCGAATCTCCCAGATGACCTGGGACAGCTGCTTCTGCTCAGTCAACCCCAAGTTTGTGGCCATGATCGTGGACGCCAGTGGCGGAGGAGCCTTCATGGTTCTGCCACTGAACAAG acggGACGTATTGACATGTCTTACCCCACTGTGTGCGGCCACACAGGTCCCATCCTGGACATTGAGTTTTGTCCCCACAATGACAACATCATTGCCAGCAGCTCTGAGGACTGCAGTGTCATG ATCTGGGAGATCCCAGACGGCGGACTGATCACCTCTCTCACAGATCCTGTCGTTAAGCTGGAAGGTCACTCCAAACGTGTTGGCATCCTGAGCTGGCACCCAACTGCCCACAATGTGCTGATGAGTGCAG GCTGTGACAACGTGGTCATCCTGTGGAATGTGGCACGCGGGGAGGCAGTGGTGAGGATCGACAGCATTCACCATGACCTCATCTACAGCGCCTGCTGGAACAGGGACGGCTCCAAGATTCTCACCACCTGCAAGGACAAGACCATGCGGGTGCTGGACCCTCGCAAGGGCACTGTCCTCTGT gagaaggagaagcctCACGAGGGCTCCAGGCCTGTCAGGGCGGTGTTTGTGTCCAATGACAAGATCCTCAGCACGGGCTTCAGTCGCGTAAGCGAGAGGCAGGTGGCGCTGTGGGATCCG AAGGACTTCAAAGAGCCGCTGACCCTGCAGGAGCTGGACACCAGTAGCGGTGTCCTTCTCCCATTTTTTGACCCAGACACTGGCGTCGTCTACCTCTGTGGCAAG GGCGACAGCAGTATCCGCTACTTTGAGGTGACGGACGAAGCTCCTTATGTCCATTACCTGTCCATgtacagcagcaaagagagcCAGAAGGGAATGGGATACATGCCCAAGAGAGGCTTGGAGGTCAACAAATGTGAAATTGCCAG ATTCTACAAACTCCACGAGAGGAAATGTGAGCCCATCGTTATGACGGTGCCACGCAag TCTGATCTCTTCCAGGAGGATCTGTACCCCGACACCATCGGCCCAGAGCCTTCAGTTGAAGCTGACGACTGGTTTCAAGGAAAGAACGCCGAGCCCATTCTGATATCTTTAAAAGACGGGTTTGTCGCCACCACCAAAGCTAAGGAGTTCAAAGTTCACAAGAGCCTCCTGAAGaccacaactgctgctgctgctgcgagtcAACAGGACAACAGTGGG GAGGTTCAGTCCTTGAGGAAGGAGGTGAAGGACCTGAAAGCAGCGATAGATGAGCTGATCAAGCGCGTGAGTGAGCTGGAGAGCAAGCATTAA